One Takifugu flavidus isolate HTHZ2018 chromosome 3, ASM371156v2, whole genome shotgun sequence genomic window, GGCATTTTTGGGGCAGCTTCGGGGTCTTCAGGGGAAAAAGAGCGCGCAGATTTTTCGAGAAGACCGGGGTGAAGCATTAGACAGGACGGTAGGCTCCACGTTGTGTTACTGTATTGACCGCTGgattaaagttataaaaagaacCCACCCATGCACGCCTGGACAGTCAATTATTGCAGCCAAGTGTGCAACACTATTCATTGTGtattcaaaaaaaaagagaaaaaagatttTTACAACCCTCAACTGCTCTCCAAGACTCAGAGCAGTCACATCATGGTTGTTTAAGCAATGCATCTACAGAAAGATTTGAGttgatgttttccttcctgagAATGTGGTTGATGTGATCAAGTGTCCGTGCCTGTAGAAATGTAAAGAACAATGAatcaatttttaaaatcaattcctTTGTTTCAATGTGGAAGTCACACCCAAAGAAGTCTACAACCAGCTTCAGCTCAACTTTATTTCCTGCatttaaaagattatttttaaatgatttcaatTGAGAGCAGCAGACCAGAACCCAGACCACAGTGATGGAAAAGTCTGGCCTTCAGCTTTTTGCATCAACCGCACACTGCAGACTCTCACgctgcagatgtttttttttaaaaggatctGAGAGTAGAAAAGGCATAGACATGGTGCCCTATCGCTGTAAAGCATGTAAAACAATATCTGTGGTTTTGTTTCAtctcagtcagacagacagacaaggtGACAGACAGATGGGTGTTCCAAAGCGCTActgacatctttaaaaaaaaaaaaggggggggaacATGAGACTTGAGGGTAAATGAACAAGAGCCACACTAGTTGAGGAACTCTCAGTGATATCATCATTACCTGAATGAGGCTCATGATGATGCTAACAGCTTTAGCACACTGTGGGGTCGGTAGGTACTAAAAGTCCAGATTGCAATGAAAATATCAATGAAGAATTTTAATGATGTTCAGATTTAACTGGCGATTATCAAATGTTTGCATTTCAGGTGTGATCTCTGTCTCAGGTCTGAAAGTGAAGTCTGGTAAAAATGTCACAGTAAGTTGTTCCAATTTCTCCAGTGCTCCCAGTATGATCAGCTGGTTCAGAATAGATCACCAGCTCAATTGCATGTTCCACTCTGAGGACTGTGAATTCAATATTCCATTTCATAATTTTACTTACAGATCAGTTGTCTGGACTACCAATAAGGGATATGATCCTTGGCGGGCtggtcatttttttttcatgatcATCAATATCTGTCTCACTGTTAGAATCAATAtatgaagacatttttaaacTGCAATAACTGCCTATCTATTGTCTTGTAGCCCGGGCTGCTCAAGAACAGTGTGCACAGGATGAGGAACTGAAACCATGTTGTTTTGCAGACTCGGGTCACAGATGCGACTTAGGCGTCACTGTCTTTTCATCCGAAGACAAAAACGTGTCCAGCGTCCTCTGTCAGAAGGGCCAGACATGGATCTTGTCTATTCAAATGTCAGAGTGAATGTGGAGGCTCAGGCTGAAAATGGCAGCATTAGATAACttcattttgtttgtgtgtatttgttttaatgctttaaaaTATCATCATGCAGGACAAATGTATTTGGAAATGCAATAGACCAGCCCCTGTCCCGGtgcttttttcagtttctgtgagctttttaatacatttttaataaagaaaacatttttgtgatttataGAGCTATAAAAGTCAGTTATACTGTTCAGCGTGTATGATAAGCATATTTTTGGCCTAGATCTCAGGTTTGAAAATGTAGAAATGAAAGACTCatatgaaaaagaagagagaagcaATTATGTGATATAAGAGactttctggtgtttatccagtTTTATgatgaagcagaaaaagaggaagtgaagagAGGGAATAAAGCCGCATCAACTGCTGTGATCACTCCTGCcaggatttttattttacattgtttGCAGCCAGGGTGGAGCTCTTGATATATGATTTTTGATGAATACCACAATTTAATGATTTAACATCTAGCTAACTTGGATTTCTCAGCATTTTTGGTAAAAGGCATTCCAAAGAAAACCATATAATTTCTGGAGTAATGGTTTGGAAATATCAAAGACTAAACAGAAAGGACTGCAAGTCTGTTCTTGCATCGCAGGGTATATTAAtaaatagttttattttaagCTAACTTTAATTACCCCTATTGTTTTTTGTATTTGATGTGTTAGCCCCTTGttaatttacatttgtttaGGGCACAGCAGGATATTTTGCCCATATTTGATCAATACATTGTATCTATGTTTATCTGGTATATTTGTTCAGTACACAACTACATAACATGATGTTAAAACATCAGTAACTTTTCTACTACTCTCTTGTAGCTAACAAACTGTGTGctggttagcgttagcatcttACCTTGGGACAGACACAGTGGATGGATTCGGCTGCAAGTGAGGACTTCCACTCTATTTAATCCACATTTCGGATCTCTCCAGTTTTGGTTttgggaaggaaaaaacaacatcaCCCAAACATTTTAGATATCGTTCTGGAAGTCATTTTTCATCAGAAGCTAAGCTTGCCAGGTGCGCCTTAGTTACCGTTGCTAACTTATGATTGGTCAGCGGCGTTTCTAGGCGGGATTTACCAAAGGGTAAAATAAAGATAACCGGTTCTTTCTTTTCTTAGAATCATGAAAAAATTCTCACTTCTGTACATTTTAAATAGTCATCTTTAGGAACATGTGCAGGATCAAATATATTTAGGACATTTTTTCGTAGAAATCTGGTTTCGACTCAACGTTTCCACCTACTATACGAAATATATTCAAACCCCATCACTGATCATGATCAGCAATAAATGTAGCGATTCAAGCGTGGATAATTTTGATATTTTctagaataaaaacaaaaggcagcaaaataaggaaagttttttttaattcatgaaAATTGAAAAATGTGGCAATACAATGCAAATACTAGATTATCTCTGCTGCTACAACTTCCCTTCAGTCATGTGAAAGAAATCATCCCCCTCTGAATTGTAGTTTTAGCAGTGTATTTCCATTAGTTGTAATGAATTTAGTGTTTAACCCAAGTCCTACAATCAGGATCACCAATTTCGACAGCAGTGTCTGCAAAGAGCATTTTCTTGTCTCCAGActataaaaacacactttaaagaGGGTGCCGTGTTTCATGTGACATTAATTTTTAAAACGTGTCCTTTGCACTTCAGCCTTTATAACCAGTCGACATCTTTACCCACTAAAGTTTTCCAAGCCATCTTTTCATAGCATGTGAACAATTTACAACTCTGCATTGGACAGTCTATACAGTTAAAAAGTAAGTTTCAAGTTATTAGAAAAACATTTGTTGAGCAAATGTTtgagatagtgtgtgtgtgttgccatctCCTTCAGAAGTTCTGAAAGCCCTTAACTTACCTGACTTTGGAGACCTCCAGCAGTCATCTCCCCCAGACTTTATTCTCCTCTGAGATTGCAATCTCCCACTGTTTTAGTGGGACTCGAACGCGTCGTCACTCTGATGCAACTGTGCATGTTCCGTGCTTTAAGGAGGGATGGGGAAATATACGCCGGCTAATGTGTCAGGGGAGCCCAATGATCGTAACGTCGAGAAAGATAtcgagggggcgggggggtgttcTCGTATGATACCAGCGGATAACATCATCAATGCAGACGGCACACTGGATGAGGTACTTTAACGAGCGGCATGATTTTTAGTTACATTACTGAACATATCTGTTTATTTAAGGTTCATAATGGAAAACTACATGTGAGCGCGTTGTGTATTCAGTTTTTCCAAGGTTTAACAGTGAATTTTGAGATGAACGCcacgtttttttttccttttaaaccgGTGGAACCCAACGTGCAGGTTAAATGTAATATCAGTTAAAGGTACATGGGTACAAGTCATCGCCTAGAAGCTAATTATTCAATTCTCTAAAGTCACACACAATATCAGAAGTAGTCCAgcaaaaaagtccaaataaaaaaaattagagTAATGGTCGCCACGACGTCAAGCATTAAAAATACAGCACAGTACAAACTAAAACAatcaggatgggggggggggttgaggtaAAAAAATAAGACGGCTGTAAAACAGTgccaaatgaataaaaattgAAGGAGACGTGGACGTCGGCAATTCACGTCGTCCTGTGAACGTCGCAGGGGAACGTAACGCGCTCAGCCAGAGAAGAGGATAGCGTCACGTGCATCAGGAGGCGGCGTGTGGCGACGGAAGCGGGCGACGGTCCTGGAAAAAGAGCAAATGAACACAAATGAACTGTCGGCCATTTTTTAGAAAGCAACGCTGTTCCGTGTTAAGTGAGCCCATTGCCAGTTCTGCATCACGAGTCCTGCTCTTTCACTAGTGATCGGTCTCTGCGATTTTATCGTTAGGTAAACGTGTTAGAGAGGTCGCGAGCTGCCTCCATCTTCAGTGCGACGAATGGAATTTGAGAAATACGTCCTACCACCTATTCTCACCTTCACGACGGGGGGGGGGCCTTGTTCAATAAGTATAACGTgcaggcggcggcggaggcAACCGTTCTGTGAATGGGTCCCTGGCACGTGGAACTCCATACGCCGGGACACGGGAAACAGGTGAGAGTCGGGAGCGCTCGTAGGAATGGCCATTACTGGCAGGGGGCACCGGCGCAGGGGGCGCTCTCCTGAGGGGGCTGCGTTCTCGGGCGTAGTACGACGACGGCGGTGGGGGGATGGGCCGACGATCGTACGGGTCAATCGATGGGGTTATAAGGCGATCTCTGACAACGgccggagggggagggggaggaggagggacaccGGGACGCTGGGCATCGTAGGTCATGCCGTAAGGACGGGCTCTATACTTCTCGTAGTAGTCTACCACGCCATATCTATCCCTCTCGCCATCGTATGGTCGGTCAGGGTAAACAGCCCTtcgaggaggagggggcggcaAAGGAGGGGCAGGGTAACCAGGGGGCATATGGCTAATGCGGCCTCTCATGTAaccaggtggggggggctctggtcGGTCCCCTGGGTAATGAGGAGGCCAATAGCCACCGCAgtctgggggaggaggaggaggaggataggCATCCTGTTCTTCATGTCTGGGACGACTCTTTGAAATCTGGACATGGATACGTTTTcctagacacacacagaaacacaaaaaatttAATCAAAAGATGTCAATAATGAACATTTCTCATGTGATATCATGACGCGTTACCTTGAAATTCAGTGTTATCCAGTCCCTTAATTGCATCCATGGCCTCATCTGAATTTGACATGTGGACAAAAGCAAAATTCTTAACGACAGCACACTCTGTGACAGAGCCGTACTCTTCGAAGAGTGCGCGGAGCTCATCGTCAGCACCCTTTTCTACATTTGCAACGTGCAACTTGACGGCGCCGGGGTTCTTCCCGTGGCTGGCTTCTACGTTGATTGCTGTTCCGTGAAGCTTGTGCAGGTGGAGGCTCTTTATTGCCTTTGTGGCGGCCTTGCGGTCATCCATGTGAACAAAGGCGTAGTTCTTGATGATGGCACACTCTGTCACTGTGCCATATTCTGTGAAGAGTGCCTTGATTTCCTCCTGGTTTGCCTCTCGGGGCAGATTTCCGACAAAAATCTTCACCATGTTTGCAAATCTGCTCCACAACAAATCACAAAAGCGGATAAAGGTACAGGTGAGAATTGATCCGAAGCATTTTAATTGAATTCCATGCATCTGCAATCTAAACTGAAGACCTGAGGGTTCATTCCATTCATTGTGAAAATGGTCAACGATGGCCTAAATGACGGCTCACCGTGCTGTTCTTTGAGAGAGCTTATTGTGAAGCTCAAgtgtttcatttaaatgtaGAAGTGGAATTAACAATACCGAGAAAATAACGCCATTTTAAGCGCCCTTTGACACAATTTTAGCAATTGTGCTAGCGCAAATCACAGCTAGCTTGCTAATAACGCCACGCTCACAATTTACTGTGGTCCATAAAACAATACGTGCCTGCCAATATCATTGTCAATGGATCTCTCGTGTAaattactaaaaaaaaacatcgactgatttttttaaataacatatAATTACCTTTAAACGTGTG contains:
- the LOC130522032 gene encoding RNA-binding protein 4.1-like, coding for MVKIFVGNLPREANQEEIKALFTEYGTVTECAIIKNYAFVHMDDRKAATKAIKSLHLHKLHGTAINVEASHGKNPGAVKLHVANVEKGADDELRALFEEYGSVTECAVVKNFAFVHMSNSDEAMDAIKGLDNTEFQGKRIHVQISKSRPRHEEQDAYPPPPPPPDCGGYWPPHYPGDRPEPPPPGYMRGRISHMPPGYPAPPLPPPPPRRAVYPDRPYDGERDRYGVVDYYEKYRARPYGMTYDAQRPGVPPPPPPPPAVVRDRLITPSIDPYDRRPIPPPPSSYYARERSPLRRAPPAPVPPASNGHSYERSRLSPVSRVPAYGVPRARDPFTERLPPPPPARYTY